From one Ooceraea biroi isolate clonal line C1 chromosome 7, Obir_v5.4, whole genome shotgun sequence genomic stretch:
- the LOC113562327 gene encoding uncharacterized protein LOC113562327, whose amino-acid sequence MGKGSSIIAEDYFSDRPWEIEVGKMSNTELLSRWISHVRRKKRRTDSRCNFRKRAMLTYAANSAEVELRTMQLSRLRRWKTLRKELLKGIDYGSCCAFNMAEQEQLERTKRSVNMKNVWQQKDKDLLSLDNFLQKLCSSSQAKRPGNATSGSQASGT is encoded by the coding sequence ATGGGCAAGGGCAGCTCGATCATTGCCGAAGACTACTTCTCAGATAGACCCTGGGAAATCGAAGTGGGTAAGATGAGCAACACGGAATTGTTATCCAGATGGATTTCCCACGTGCGCAGAAAAAAGAGGAGGACCGACTCCAGGTGCAATTTCCGTAAGCGAGCCATGCTGACCTACGCGGCGAACTCGGCGGAAGTCGAGCTGCGGACGATGCAATTGTCGAGGTTACGTCGTTGGAAGACGCTCAGAAAGGAGCTCCTCAAGGGCATCGACTACGGCAGTTGCTGCGCATTCAATATGGCGGAGCAGGAGCAGCTCGAGAGAACAAAGCGGTCCGTCAATATGAAGAACGTGTGGCAGCAGAAGGACAAGGATCTCCTTTCTCTGGACAATTTCTTGCAGAAACTCTGTTCGAGTTCGCAGGCGAAGCGACCTGGCAACGCGACATCGGGGAGTCAAGCAAGTGGAACCTAA
- the LOC105279789 gene encoding probable ribonuclease ZC3H12D isoform X3: MTVAGKRYVDCTVLGTGSMPDAEDSSYDSDYETEDATTVTTTTGTTMPGTAATRRPRAESQVSSAAHSDVSRTASDTLAAEFAEYVTIQGPSPTQSPGYTARVEFALKLGYTERLVQAALQKLGPDPGQNELLAELIKLGATCSPRLSDGPEESDGLLDAEMGADEGGGSILATTMATATNTTSSAGLRPVVIDGSNVAMSHGNKEMFSCRGIKICVDWFRARGHKEITVFVPKWRKEASRPDNPVADQEILGELEKDRLLVFTPSRLVGGKRMVCYDDRYILKLAAEVDGIVVSNDNYRDLAQENPEFRKVVEERILMYSFVNDRFMPPDDPLGRSGPTLDNFLRIAPKKIDPAPPCPYAKKCTYGNKCKFRHPERGPHPHKSVTERLVEHAQRHLQARGPSLSLPLPSTTASVPSQHPPLCKARSALPPNVVQSLSSVPKSRSVENVTSDLSATSPAMYSQPMPIVQNAQGYPSTVNWAAPRVSNPEPEPANMHRKLQRQLTLNPACDPRLYQLRRYHHQQQQAGQSPPQQQQQSVISPPRSSMQHRPLTRHASNESSYPITAMSWDHPDRLQHHHQHVTRIASAPDSYRAWPPRGTTLVPPSRVQRLGTSDPQLNLLPSPPPTSLHVPWGTQAQDARRRLHYHLANIFPEEQVQAAMALHPHETDAQQICAAILAMFPKT; the protein is encoded by the exons gacgatGCCGGGAACGgcggcgacgcgacgtccACGTGCGGAGTCGCAGGTGTCCTCGGCGGCGCATTCGGACGTGTCTCGCACCGCGTCTGACACTCTGGCAGCCGAGTTCGCTGAGTATGTCACCATCCAAGGACCGTCGCCCACGCAAAGTCCCG GTTACACCGCCCGCGTGGAGTTTGCCTTGAAGCTGGGTTACACCGAGAGACTGGTACAGGCGGCTCTGCAAAAGTTAGGCCCGGATCCAGGCCAGAACGAACTGTTGGCCGAACTGATCAAGCTTGGAGCTACCTGTTCGCCGAGGCTCAGCGACGGTCCCGAGGAGAGCGATGGTCTTTTAGATGCCGAGATGGGCGCCGATGAAGGCGGAGGATCGATTTTGGCCACGACAatggcgacggcgacgaatACGACCTCATCGGCGGGGCTGAGGCCCGTCGTCATCGACGGCAGCAATGTCGCTATGAGCCACGGCAACAAAGAGATGTTCTCCTGCCGCGGCATCAAGATCTGCGTCGACTGGTTCCGTGCCAGGGGCCACAAGGAGATCACCGTCTTCGTACCCAAGTGGCGGAAGGAGGCGTCCAGACCTGATAATCCGGTCGCTGATCAGGAGATCCTGGGTGAACTTGAGAAAGACCGTTTGCTGGTCTTCACACCGTCCAG GTTGGTGGGTGGGAAGCGTATGGTATGCTACGACGATCGGTACATTCTCAAGCTGGCTGCGGAAGTCGATGGTATCGTCGTCAGCAACGACAATTACCGCGATTTGGCACAGGAAAATCCTGAGTTCAGAAAGGTAGTCGAGGAAAGGATCCTGATGTACAGCTTCGTGAACGATCGATTTATGCCGCCGGACGATCCGCTCGGCAGGAGCGGGCCTACATTGGATAATTTCCTCAGGATCGCTCCTAAAAAGATCGATCCGGCGCCTCCGTGTCCTTACGCCAAG AAATGCACGTACGGCAACAAGTGCAAGTTCCGACATCCCGAGAGGGGTCCACACCCGCACAAGTCTGTGACGGAACGACTGGTGGAGCATGCCCAGCGTCACCTGCAGGCCCGTGGGCCCAGCTTGAGCCTACCGCTGCCATCCACGACCGCGTCCGTCCCCTCGCAGCATCCACCGCTCTGCAAGGCCAGGTCGGCTCTGCCACCGAATGTTGTTCAATCCTTGTCTTCCGTTCCGAAGAGCCGATCAGTAGAGAACGTCACGTCCGATTTGTCCGCAACTAGTCCCGCCATGTACAGCCAGCCGATGCCTATTGTGCAGAATGCTCAAG GCTATCCCTCTACAGTGAATTGGGCCGCGCCGAGAGTGAGTAACCCCGAGCCAGAGCCGGCAAACATGCATCGTAAATTGCAACGGCAGCTGACTCTGAACCCGGCGTGCGATCCGCGGCTTTATCAGCTCAGGCGATATCatcatcagcagcagcaggccGGTCAGTCACCgccgcagcagcaacagcaatcAGTCATCAGCCCTCCGCGCTCCAGTATGCAACACCGACCGTTGACGAGACACGCCAGCAACGAGTCGTCCTATCCAATTACTGCCATGAG CTGGGATCACCCCGATCGGCTTCAGCATCATCACCAGCACGTGACGCGCATCGCTTCTGCCCCGGATTCTTACAGAGCGTGGCCACCACGCGGTACCACTCTGGTGCCGCCGTCACGGGTGCAGAGGCTCGGCACTTCGGATCCCCAGCTGAACCTGCTGCCGTCACCGCCGCCCACGAGTTTGCACGTGCCCTGGGGCACGCAGGCTCAGGACGCGCGACGTCGTCTGCACTATCATCTCGCCAACATTTTTCCTGAGGAACAGGTGCAAGCCGCCATGGCGCTTCATCCCCATGAAACCGACGCGCAGCAGATCTGCGCTGCCATTCTGGCGATGTTTCCCAAGACTTAG
- the LOC105279790 gene encoding ubiquitin carboxyl-terminal hydrolase 45 isoform X2 — MSKKRNRQPDANPDVSEASTESCEETSTGVKCQHIVKAINLNKVKKNLKKASIVSECSMCKKLEVDSKDTEETYTVSRPLWICLQCGEQGCGKEQEQHALEHYRKPHSDSHCMVTDTHHWNVWCYQCEAEVHPSSRKKLLETVEFIKKCVTMPQVPQQSKTPATQCQKEIVVDVQEKEKHKMLNNLPKVGGLANLGNTCFFNAVLQCLAQTPYLVKVLDDLRLPGQKFVLPGGKHKPVNAEEEVELPPIEGTLERWGSFTSILCETLSKMQNTNGHQTYTPLNLLCKLRKKTTQCVDGGQHDSHEFLRHLLEIVRNEDLRRYQSIILKEVGLSEKTKPDCVETGLKSRVKFYGNQASTRLLGPEAVFRGVLVSTLECLDCHHSSQRTEPFLDLSLPVTADKPQPPLLKRKNNEFEDTFDMMNIQQRDYQATDIPWKQLKKEKKAARKNRKNKKHEDYSNSNSALTESNNPTVENNDNVLKSEESDADVEDNIEVDNSHPEVGESGYSSEKASAVASPISPADHLHLQPSNDLNNDVANTASLEDGNPDSNLDPAQVRHPASINTLTSPSPTDVSMTDLTQIRMPSEKTDRNVGAASSENEASAAAALSTSMIVNSDITNSEVSTASLSSSAASKESPVSPVNGDETGERLDGVEAWMTTALSKCNRRKYNNGTSNGDDPEEQDLCNEVGDIMAGMSRLGIAGHQSPSRYATKEGECSVESCLNQFTALELMTGSNKVVCEACTAREKKTQQSSSKMVCTSSTKQYLISEVPPVLILHLKRFQTQRVGFRKVLKHVSFPMLLDLAPICKGHKKPRVYALYGVVEHSGTVHGGHYVAYVKTRLPLSPDDPRWNFLPKDKNPKTGEESSSSSSDTEGEEASTKATSVVEPPPGRWYYVSDSRVSEVDENTVLQSQAYLLFYERIL, encoded by the exons ATGAGTAAGAAACGGAACAGACAGCCAGACGCGAATCCGGATGTCAGTGAAGCCTCCACCGAGTCCTGCGAGGAAACGAGCACAG GTGTAAAATGTCAGCATATAGTAAAAGCCATCAACCTGAACAAAGTGAAGAAGAACCTAAAGAAAGCTAGCATAGTGAGCGAGTGTTCTATGTGCAAGAAACTGGAAGTGGATTCTAAAGATACAGAGGAGACA TACACCGTCTCCAGACCGCTGTGGATCTGTCTTCAATGCGGCGAACAAGGTTGCGGCAAGGAGCAGGAACAGCATGCCTTGGAGCATTATAGGAAACCTCACAGCGACAGCCATTGCATGGTGACGGACACTCATCATTGGAATGTTTGGTGTTACCAGTGCGAAGCTGAAGTTCACCCTAGTAGCAG GAAGAAGTTGTTGGAGACTGTGGAGTTCATCAAGAAGTGTGTCACTATGCCGCAAGTACCTCAGCAGTCGAAAACGCCAGCGACTCAGTGCCAAAAAGAGATCGTAGTTGATgtacaagagaaagagaagcataaaatgttaaacaatCTTCCCAAAGTTGGT GGTTTAGCCAACTTAGGAAATACTTGTTTCTTCAACGCCGTACTCCAGTGTCTAGCGCAGACCCCTTATCTGGTAAAGGTGTTGGACGATTTGCGTTTGCCTGGGCAAAAGTTCGTCTTGCCAGGTGGAAAACACAAGCCTGTCAATGCCGAAGAGGAAGTAGAACTG CCGCCAATCGAAGGTACCTTAGAACGATGGGGCAGTTTCACATCGATCCTGTGTGAGACTCTATCAAAGATGCAGAACACCAATGGTCATCAGACGTACACGCCTTTGAATCTTCTTTGCAAACTCAGGAAAAAGACTACGCAGTGCGTGGATGGAGGTCAGCACGACTCGCACGAGTTTCTTCGTCATTTGCTGGAAATCGTGCGCAATGAGGATCTTCGA AGATATCAGAGCATAATTCTAAAGGAAGTCGGTCTAAGCGAGAAAACCAAGCCAGACTGCGTCGAGACGGGTTTGAAATCTCGCGTTAAATTCTATGGTAATCAAGCCAGCACGCGATTGCTTGGGCCAGAAGCGGTATTCCGCGGAGTGTTAGTGTCGACTCTAGAGTGTCTGGACTGCCATCATTCGTCGCAACGTACGGAACCGTTTCTGGATTTGAGTCTGCCCGTCACGGCGGATAAACCGCAACCTCCGCTCTTAAA AAGGAAGAATAATGAGTTCGAGGATACCTTTGACATGATGAACATTCAGCAACGCGATTATCAAGCCACCGATATACCGTGGAAGCAActgaagaaggagaagaaggcaGCCAGAAAGAACCGAAAGAACAAAAAGCACGAGGATTATAGCAACTCGAATTCTGCATTAACGGAATCGAATAATCCTACGGTAGAAAATAACGACAACGTTCTGAAGTCAG AAGAAAGCGATGCCGACGTGGAAGACAACATTGAGGTGGACAACTCTCATCCGGAAGTCGGGGAGTCTGGTTACAGCTCGGAAAAAGCTTCCGCCGTTGCCAGTCCGATCTCTCCCGCCGATCACCTTCACCTTCAACCGAGCAATGATCTTAACAATGACGTCGCTAACACAGCCAGTCTGGAGGACGGTAATCCGGACAGCAATCTGGACCCAGCACAAGTTAGACACCCAGCGAGCATTAACACCTTAACTAGTCCTAGTCCAACTGACGTGTCGATGACGGACTTGACTCAAATCAGGATGCCGTCCGAGAAGACTGACAGGAACGTTGGCGCAGCCAGCTCCGAGAACGAAGCGTCAGCCGCCGCGGCGTTGTCCACCTCCATGATCGTCAACTCCGACATTACGAACTCCGAGGTGTCCACTGCGAGTTTGAGCAGCTCGGCCGCCTCCAAGGAGAGCCCCGTTAGCCCCGTGAACGGTGATGAAACTGGGGAAAG ATTGGACGGTGTCGAGGCATGGATGACGACCGCTCTGTCCAAGTGTAACAGAAGGAAGTACAATAACGGCACTTCCAACGGGGACGATCCTGAGGAGCAGGATCTGTGCAATGAAGTTGGCGATATAATGGCTGGAATGTCCCGACTAGGGATCGCCGGACACCAGTCACCCAGCCGTTACGCAACCAAGGAGGGCGAGTGTTCGGTGGAATCGTGCTTAAATCAATTTACCGCGCTAGAACTTATGACGGGAAGCAACAAAGTCGTGTGCGAAGCGTGCACAGCTCGCGAGAAAAAG ACTCAGCAGAGCTCGTCGAAGATGGTGTGTACATCGAGCACCAAACAGTACCTTATCTCCGAGGTACCTCCAGTGTTAATACTGCATCTCAAGAGGTTCCAAACACAGAGAGTCGGCTTCCGTAAGGTTCTCAAGCATGTATCGTTCCCAATGTTGTTGGATTTGGCGCCGATCTGCAAGGGCCACAAGAAGCCTCGAGTTTATGCGCTCTACGGAGTTGTTGAACACAGTGGGACTGTTCATGGTGGTCACTATGTTGCTTATGTTAAG aCGAGACTGCCGTTATCGCCAGATGATCCGCGCTGGAATTTCCTTCCCAAAGATAAGAATCCGAAAACGGGCGAGGAATCGAGTAGCTCGAGCTCGGATACGGAGGGAGAGGAAGCGTCAACGAAAGCTACGTCCGTTGTAGAACCACCACCAGGAAGATGGTATTATGTGTCGGATTCTCG AGTATCGGAAGTAGATGAGAACACAGTGCTGCAGAGTCAAGCATATCTCTTATTCTACGAGAGAATTCTCTGA
- the LOC105279790 gene encoding ubiquitin carboxyl-terminal hydrolase 45 isoform X1 — protein sequence MSKKRNRQPDANPDVSEASTESCEETSTAGVKCQHIVKAINLNKVKKNLKKASIVSECSMCKKLEVDSKDTEETYTVSRPLWICLQCGEQGCGKEQEQHALEHYRKPHSDSHCMVTDTHHWNVWCYQCEAEVHPSSRKKLLETVEFIKKCVTMPQVPQQSKTPATQCQKEIVVDVQEKEKHKMLNNLPKVGGLANLGNTCFFNAVLQCLAQTPYLVKVLDDLRLPGQKFVLPGGKHKPVNAEEEVELPPIEGTLERWGSFTSILCETLSKMQNTNGHQTYTPLNLLCKLRKKTTQCVDGGQHDSHEFLRHLLEIVRNEDLRRYQSIILKEVGLSEKTKPDCVETGLKSRVKFYGNQASTRLLGPEAVFRGVLVSTLECLDCHHSSQRTEPFLDLSLPVTADKPQPPLLKRKNNEFEDTFDMMNIQQRDYQATDIPWKQLKKEKKAARKNRKNKKHEDYSNSNSALTESNNPTVENNDNVLKSEESDADVEDNIEVDNSHPEVGESGYSSEKASAVASPISPADHLHLQPSNDLNNDVANTASLEDGNPDSNLDPAQVRHPASINTLTSPSPTDVSMTDLTQIRMPSEKTDRNVGAASSENEASAAAALSTSMIVNSDITNSEVSTASLSSSAASKESPVSPVNGDETGERLDGVEAWMTTALSKCNRRKYNNGTSNGDDPEEQDLCNEVGDIMAGMSRLGIAGHQSPSRYATKEGECSVESCLNQFTALELMTGSNKVVCEACTAREKKTQQSSSKMVCTSSTKQYLISEVPPVLILHLKRFQTQRVGFRKVLKHVSFPMLLDLAPICKGHKKPRVYALYGVVEHSGTVHGGHYVAYVKTRLPLSPDDPRWNFLPKDKNPKTGEESSSSSSDTEGEEASTKATSVVEPPPGRWYYVSDSRVSEVDENTVLQSQAYLLFYERIL from the exons ATGAGTAAGAAACGGAACAGACAGCCAGACGCGAATCCGGATGTCAGTGAAGCCTCCACCGAGTCCTGCGAGGAAACGAGCACAG CAGGTGTAAAATGTCAGCATATAGTAAAAGCCATCAACCTGAACAAAGTGAAGAAGAACCTAAAGAAAGCTAGCATAGTGAGCGAGTGTTCTATGTGCAAGAAACTGGAAGTGGATTCTAAAGATACAGAGGAGACA TACACCGTCTCCAGACCGCTGTGGATCTGTCTTCAATGCGGCGAACAAGGTTGCGGCAAGGAGCAGGAACAGCATGCCTTGGAGCATTATAGGAAACCTCACAGCGACAGCCATTGCATGGTGACGGACACTCATCATTGGAATGTTTGGTGTTACCAGTGCGAAGCTGAAGTTCACCCTAGTAGCAG GAAGAAGTTGTTGGAGACTGTGGAGTTCATCAAGAAGTGTGTCACTATGCCGCAAGTACCTCAGCAGTCGAAAACGCCAGCGACTCAGTGCCAAAAAGAGATCGTAGTTGATgtacaagagaaagagaagcataaaatgttaaacaatCTTCCCAAAGTTGGT GGTTTAGCCAACTTAGGAAATACTTGTTTCTTCAACGCCGTACTCCAGTGTCTAGCGCAGACCCCTTATCTGGTAAAGGTGTTGGACGATTTGCGTTTGCCTGGGCAAAAGTTCGTCTTGCCAGGTGGAAAACACAAGCCTGTCAATGCCGAAGAGGAAGTAGAACTG CCGCCAATCGAAGGTACCTTAGAACGATGGGGCAGTTTCACATCGATCCTGTGTGAGACTCTATCAAAGATGCAGAACACCAATGGTCATCAGACGTACACGCCTTTGAATCTTCTTTGCAAACTCAGGAAAAAGACTACGCAGTGCGTGGATGGAGGTCAGCACGACTCGCACGAGTTTCTTCGTCATTTGCTGGAAATCGTGCGCAATGAGGATCTTCGA AGATATCAGAGCATAATTCTAAAGGAAGTCGGTCTAAGCGAGAAAACCAAGCCAGACTGCGTCGAGACGGGTTTGAAATCTCGCGTTAAATTCTATGGTAATCAAGCCAGCACGCGATTGCTTGGGCCAGAAGCGGTATTCCGCGGAGTGTTAGTGTCGACTCTAGAGTGTCTGGACTGCCATCATTCGTCGCAACGTACGGAACCGTTTCTGGATTTGAGTCTGCCCGTCACGGCGGATAAACCGCAACCTCCGCTCTTAAA AAGGAAGAATAATGAGTTCGAGGATACCTTTGACATGATGAACATTCAGCAACGCGATTATCAAGCCACCGATATACCGTGGAAGCAActgaagaaggagaagaaggcaGCCAGAAAGAACCGAAAGAACAAAAAGCACGAGGATTATAGCAACTCGAATTCTGCATTAACGGAATCGAATAATCCTACGGTAGAAAATAACGACAACGTTCTGAAGTCAG AAGAAAGCGATGCCGACGTGGAAGACAACATTGAGGTGGACAACTCTCATCCGGAAGTCGGGGAGTCTGGTTACAGCTCGGAAAAAGCTTCCGCCGTTGCCAGTCCGATCTCTCCCGCCGATCACCTTCACCTTCAACCGAGCAATGATCTTAACAATGACGTCGCTAACACAGCCAGTCTGGAGGACGGTAATCCGGACAGCAATCTGGACCCAGCACAAGTTAGACACCCAGCGAGCATTAACACCTTAACTAGTCCTAGTCCAACTGACGTGTCGATGACGGACTTGACTCAAATCAGGATGCCGTCCGAGAAGACTGACAGGAACGTTGGCGCAGCCAGCTCCGAGAACGAAGCGTCAGCCGCCGCGGCGTTGTCCACCTCCATGATCGTCAACTCCGACATTACGAACTCCGAGGTGTCCACTGCGAGTTTGAGCAGCTCGGCCGCCTCCAAGGAGAGCCCCGTTAGCCCCGTGAACGGTGATGAAACTGGGGAAAG ATTGGACGGTGTCGAGGCATGGATGACGACCGCTCTGTCCAAGTGTAACAGAAGGAAGTACAATAACGGCACTTCCAACGGGGACGATCCTGAGGAGCAGGATCTGTGCAATGAAGTTGGCGATATAATGGCTGGAATGTCCCGACTAGGGATCGCCGGACACCAGTCACCCAGCCGTTACGCAACCAAGGAGGGCGAGTGTTCGGTGGAATCGTGCTTAAATCAATTTACCGCGCTAGAACTTATGACGGGAAGCAACAAAGTCGTGTGCGAAGCGTGCACAGCTCGCGAGAAAAAG ACTCAGCAGAGCTCGTCGAAGATGGTGTGTACATCGAGCACCAAACAGTACCTTATCTCCGAGGTACCTCCAGTGTTAATACTGCATCTCAAGAGGTTCCAAACACAGAGAGTCGGCTTCCGTAAGGTTCTCAAGCATGTATCGTTCCCAATGTTGTTGGATTTGGCGCCGATCTGCAAGGGCCACAAGAAGCCTCGAGTTTATGCGCTCTACGGAGTTGTTGAACACAGTGGGACTGTTCATGGTGGTCACTATGTTGCTTATGTTAAG aCGAGACTGCCGTTATCGCCAGATGATCCGCGCTGGAATTTCCTTCCCAAAGATAAGAATCCGAAAACGGGCGAGGAATCGAGTAGCTCGAGCTCGGATACGGAGGGAGAGGAAGCGTCAACGAAAGCTACGTCCGTTGTAGAACCACCACCAGGAAGATGGTATTATGTGTCGGATTCTCG AGTATCGGAAGTAGATGAGAACACAGTGCTGCAGAGTCAAGCATATCTCTTATTCTACGAGAGAATTCTCTGA